One genomic segment of Laspinema palackyanum D2c includes these proteins:
- a CDS encoding Druantia anti-phage system protein DruA, which produces MAESEIQQSEWLEEVPNFSPLVHAKKLENEAQEMLEAINQELRNLMRIVNPDEKSHYRSYTNHSRLIALEKHQKWLANNWPKYSHVFAEPQEVDPSAIKPRLELIEQRSQRDIFRVARLYWNLPYSRGYGRRLEYLLWDDSNEKLMGLLGLQSAPIALSARDRKFNIPRDKERKIEIVNQTMDAYTLGALPPYSDLLAGKLVVLAAASQEVRKDYERRYEGRKTVMRERVLPAILIGITTLSAFGRSSLYNRVSKGSNGKQNQWATISLGACEGWGTLHFSDALYAKMKTFHKQLFPDKPLRGFGTGPKIRLQVTKRVLKNLGLPEGKLTRHNLKREVFMIPHVENLDEVLSGTGEAPIYNDDPFDELATFWKERYCLPRSSLRCSIEGKHTIALAIGVL; this is translated from the coding sequence TTGGCTGAATCGGAAATTCAGCAGTCTGAATGGTTAGAAGAAGTACCTAATTTCTCTCCCCTAGTTCATGCAAAGAAGCTAGAAAATGAAGCTCAAGAAATGCTGGAGGCGATTAACCAAGAATTACGAAATTTAATGAGAATTGTCAACCCGGATGAAAAATCTCATTACCGAAGCTATACCAATCATTCCCGTCTAATAGCATTAGAAAAACATCAAAAATGGTTGGCAAATAACTGGCCAAAATACAGCCATGTGTTTGCCGAACCACAAGAAGTCGATCCTAGTGCGATTAAACCCCGCTTAGAATTGATAGAACAGCGATCACAGCGGGATATTTTTCGGGTAGCTCGTTTATACTGGAACCTGCCATACAGTCGGGGCTACGGTAGAAGATTAGAATATTTATTGTGGGATGATTCTAATGAAAAATTAATGGGGCTTCTCGGTTTACAATCAGCACCCATTGCTTTGTCAGCCAGGGATCGAAAGTTTAACATTCCTCGTGACAAAGAACGGAAAATTGAAATTGTGAACCAGACGATGGATGCCTACACATTAGGTGCCTTGCCACCCTACAGTGATTTACTGGCAGGAAAACTGGTTGTTTTAGCAGCAGCATCACAAGAAGTAAGAAAAGATTATGAACGTCGTTACGAAGGACGAAAAACGGTGATGAGAGAGAGAGTGCTCCCTGCAATTTTGATAGGGATAACTACCCTCAGTGCCTTTGGAAGAAGCTCTTTGTACAATAGGGTTAGCAAAGGAAGTAATGGTAAGCAAAACCAATGGGCGACTATTTCTCTTGGAGCCTGTGAAGGCTGGGGTACTCTACATTTTAGCGATGCTCTATACGCTAAAATGAAAACTTTTCACAAGCAGCTTTTTCCTGACAAACCGCTGAGAGGTTTTGGCACAGGTCCCAAAATAAGGCTCCAAGTCACTAAGCGAGTCCTGAAAAACCTTGGCTTACCAGAAGGCAAACTGACTCGGCATAATCTTAAACGTGAAGTTTTTATGATCCCTCACGTGGAAAATCTCGATGAGGTCTTGAGTGGAACTGGAGAAGCACCAATTTACAATGACGACCCTTTTGATGAATTGGCAACCTTTTGGAAAGAACGTTATTGTTTGCCTCGTTCTTCCCTGCGATGCTCTATAGAAGGAAAACATACGATTGCTCTAGCTATCGGGGTTTTATGA
- a CDS encoding ATP-binding protein, translated as MTEAKNITTTSGASNNTLMEFFPPREVPQPQEINFVVGTQSDGDQKRYQVELDVNFDCRVGDLLEAKDNRTHRHYLLMVVDIDYAFPHKTEHAQMLDLLRRRPDKEVDDPTFRALCKNLAICTLLGEIQEREITERGYRPSKYTTTVVEASSHTEKLMASEWQIGVDIGSLRVGRENRPHVPVRFSTVELVGKRFLIVGQTGKGKSTAMRQLLDGHLRAMSSKQENRQVGFLVDDFKMEYPFDTYNQSGETVPGLISKLGAVSKDKLVILSCNPDEYREHTHRIRDIVNLQLPLETLSLSVLCDLANLTEAQTNVVRLIEDTGRKSSEFFSDLLAVDEYGMPNTVIWGRKYGPMFYSATGKKKVKKGEEINEEEDIDKGLRDRLSYIRRAVQRLLKMPFMTRNASYGDCTGKLLQYLREGCTIIVDKNQLEDHEREMLTVVLLYHIFRHNQAMASGSKEQRDRMIPVVAAIEEAQYLLSQDKVADPDSIFAKIAFTGRSYQIGLLAITQRPQAIQKELLGQFDGFLVLPLEHANDFRHLADACPALSGYRNDLASAPIGGGVIAYGSPKKIVSVQIENYL; from the coding sequence CCTCTGGAGCCTCGAATAATACATTGATGGAGTTTTTTCCACCCAGAGAAGTTCCACAACCCCAAGAAATTAATTTCGTTGTAGGCACTCAATCGGACGGCGATCAAAAGCGTTATCAAGTTGAACTAGACGTAAATTTTGATTGCAGGGTTGGTGATTTACTCGAAGCAAAAGACAATCGGACGCATCGCCATTATTTATTGATGGTAGTTGATATAGACTATGCTTTTCCTCATAAGACAGAACACGCTCAAATGTTAGATTTGCTGCGACGGCGACCGGATAAAGAAGTTGACGATCCAACTTTCCGCGCTCTTTGCAAAAATCTAGCGATTTGTACCCTGCTGGGGGAAATTCAAGAACGAGAAATTACAGAACGAGGATATCGTCCAAGTAAGTACACGACCACGGTAGTTGAAGCCAGTAGCCATACGGAAAAGTTGATGGCGAGTGAGTGGCAAATCGGTGTAGATATTGGTTCGCTTCGTGTGGGCCGAGAAAACCGACCCCATGTACCCGTGCGTTTTTCTACAGTGGAGTTAGTGGGTAAAAGGTTTTTAATAGTGGGTCAAACTGGGAAAGGCAAGTCTACCGCTATGCGTCAACTCCTCGACGGTCATCTACGCGCCATGTCTTCCAAACAGGAGAACCGTCAAGTGGGGTTTCTAGTCGATGATTTTAAGATGGAATATCCCTTCGATACTTATAATCAATCTGGGGAAACTGTACCGGGATTGATCTCTAAGTTGGGAGCGGTATCTAAAGACAAGCTTGTTATTCTGAGTTGCAATCCTGATGAGTATAGAGAGCATACCCATCGAATTAGGGATATTGTTAATTTGCAATTACCGCTAGAAACTCTATCTCTGTCAGTATTGTGTGACTTGGCTAACCTGACTGAAGCTCAAACGAATGTAGTGCGGTTGATAGAAGATACCGGAAGAAAATCATCAGAGTTTTTTAGCGATCTGTTAGCAGTGGATGAGTATGGTATGCCCAACACTGTAATCTGGGGCCGGAAATATGGCCCAATGTTTTATAGTGCTACTGGCAAAAAAAAGGTTAAAAAAGGAGAAGAGATTAATGAGGAAGAGGATATTGATAAAGGTTTGCGAGATCGCTTATCTTACATCCGTCGTGCAGTGCAGCGACTTTTGAAAATGCCATTTATGACTAGGAATGCCAGTTATGGTGACTGCACGGGTAAGCTCCTTCAATACCTGCGGGAAGGCTGCACGATTATAGTAGACAAAAACCAACTAGAAGATCACGAGCGTGAAATGCTCACAGTCGTTCTCTTGTACCATATTTTCCGACATAATCAAGCAATGGCGAGCGGGAGTAAAGAGCAACGCGATCGCATGATCCCAGTTGTGGCGGCGATAGAAGAAGCTCAGTACCTCCTTTCTCAGGACAAAGTAGCCGACCCCGACTCCATTTTTGCCAAAATTGCCTTTACTGGCCGCAGTTATCAGATTGGCCTACTTGCCATTACCCAACGTCCACAGGCAATTCAAAAAGAACTTCTAGGTCAATTTGATGGTTTCCTCGTCCTTCCCTTAGAACACGCTAACGATTTTCGACATCTTGCAGATGCTTGTCCAGCCTTATCAGGCTATCGCAATGATTTAGCCTCTGCTCCTATTGGAGGTGGTGTTATTGCTTACGGCTCACCTAAAAAGATCGTTTCCGTTCAAATTGAAAATTATCTATAG